TACAAAACCGCCACTCTTTTAAGATTTGCTTCACTTTTTTACTATAAAGAGCCTTATACctcaagttaaaaataattatcatatgGAAGATATCGTTTGATAGAGATCCAAATTATAATTCTCATGCGAGGATTCCATCTCGCAGTTATTATTAATCTAAGGCTCActacttttctcttcttttttttttttttttttttaggctcaCTACTCTTATTATACAATAAATATAATACAAGATGATATACAACAAGGAGAGAGACCgataaagaattgaaatttgagaCGAAAAAGCATCTTTGATTGCTTCCTTGCTTAATTAAGACAAAAACACACATGCAACAATcccttaatttaaaaataaatgttgtaCAATTTCGCCAAATTAAAATACCAATCAACAAAAGGATAAGATTCtcggaagagagagagagaaggaaggtCGACATCCTCTCATGTCGATCTTGTCAGTCCAGCCATCAATCTAGCAACCTGCAATCCAGCAATTACGACATCCAGTGAGCCAAATTTTCCTAATTTTCCCATATCCAAAGAAATAATACATATGCATGCTATTAACAAATAACATTTGAATGGTTGGATATTTCAAGAAAACGACTAAATTGGCTAAACTATAGCTTCACTATTTACAAATGCACTATATTCAACCTTAAAAAAAGGGtcattgtcttttcttttctagttcaGATTATGAGTTAGTGAGTGCGCAAATTGCCTCACATTTTTAGCTctcatatattataaaaatcatAAGCGTACCAATGTTAAGTCAAGCTAGCTAATACACTTCCTTTTTCGGATTACAAGCACaagtaattaattaagttaattaacatcaTTTTCAAATGCTATATCTTCAAATATTAATATGAATAAATGATTCCGTACAATGTAAAAGAAGAATTTTCCTTGATATGAAGCAGAAATAAAGTTTTTGCAATGAATTTACTCCTAAGTCCTAATAGTGATAAAGCTCATGAACATGCAGAAAAAGCTTATGGGCTCATGAACATGCAGAAAAAGCTTAAGGGTTACCTACGGTTTCGAGATAGATAAAGTGCAGTACTTAATTTGTTTCTACAGAGAACAGGTGTAACCAGGAGGAGGTGTCTTCCCACAAGTTACAAGGAGCTGAAGTGCTAGTGGGACATAGATGTTAAGGTTGAGAAGCTTGAGCTTGAGAGTGGTGCACAAGCAAACTGCAGCTTCTAGCTCAACAAGTCCTGCCAGCACTGGACAACACTGATTAACCACTGGATCTCCAAGCCCAATGTGAATCAACCCACCTAGAAGATCCACACAAGCACCTAGTTTCAATGTGTCAATGGGGCATGTTTGGGCCGTTCCTGGTGGCGGTGGGCATGGCGTGCCACTTGGTGGCTTGGTCACTGGAGGAACTGTAATTGGAGGGACTGTAACTGGAGGTAGAGTCACAGGTGGTTTCACAATGGGAGGGAGTACTACTGGGGGCAGAGTCACTGGTGGTTTTACTATTGGGGGTAGAGTCACTGGTGGTTTTACTATTGGGGGAAGAGTCACTGGTGGTTTAATGGGAGGGACTGTCACTGGGGGCAATGTGATTGGGGGCTTGACAATGGGTGGAGTGATGGGGTGTTTGGGATTCTTTGCCTTTGGTGGCCTTGTTATTTTGGGTGGCCTTGGATTCTTGGGTGTGTTGTGCTTTGGGGGCTTGCCACCACCACAGTATCCACAGCCAAGAATGGGGGTGACTGAGGAGATGAAGAGCATGCAAATGAGCAAGAGAGCAGAGATCTTAGAGGATTCCATTTTCATGGGGTTATAAGTCTCTCTCTggaacaaagagagagaaatatagagtggtgattttttttttgaagaggaaaTAGGGTGCTATATAGGGATAGTGAGGATTGCAAGAAAACAAGAACCCTAGAAGCATATCACGTGAACATAAGGGGACTTGCTACCCTCAAAAGGCAGCTGTCAAACTTTGCTAGTTGGCAACTACCATACAAATGCATGAATCCATATGACTATATGTTCATGTGctattattcttttttccaTCATTAACATTTAACATCATCTTTCGTTTTCATTTGATTGAGGAAGACAcgctcattaaaaaaaaaattgaggtagAGACTTCATTAGCGCTAACATGCATGGTTTTTGGTGGAGGAAACTCGATCTATGCTTTAGAatctaaatttaattaaaatttatatatatatatatatatatatatatattaaataataacatGTAAAATTGGGAGGTTTCAAAAACTTATGTGGCAAAATATTATGAAGTCAACTAAAAGACAATTgttttcggttatatatatatatatatatatattatagataaaTTGATGATAATAACAATTAGGTGTTCACAGTGCAGCTCGATGTAGTTTTGGGCCATATTTTTAACACCACACCGCATAATGAGATTTGCCCAAAACCTTCACTGTATCTCACCTTAATAGATTGCTCATCGTGTGGTGCAGCAAGATTTGATctgttttcatatatatatatatatatatatatataaatatatatatatatatatatatatttttttgtggggaatccatattttttggaaattaaaatcttagaaattttaattatgcaaaataacatatattaataaaagtttgccgAGCCTGAATCTAACTCCATCATTTACTCTTAGGATTATACTTCAACAGTCTAACTGTCATGCATATAGCCTCATATTTCATCGGCATTGCTGGTCCTTTATAAGGAGGATTGGATTCAAATTATCTCTTTTAAGTTTCGTTTGGCaatgattatttttgtaaactaatttgattatttagtttatttttgctattatttatgagttctactgcactttttagtgttattcatgggtcttactgtactatttcaactaacttttacttttatctatagtacttttagcaaaaagttttcagtttcgacaaaataagtggattccaaatgaacacttattattgtaattatcaaatcatcaaaaaatatatatatttatatattattttgttgataTTCTCAACTGATAAATGCTACGTGCAAATGAAATTGATCTATAGTTTAATTATTGAtagttaaaataataagaaaagaataaaattgtttaatggatgtttgatttgatttagaTTATTTTAGTACAACACATGCATCTTTCCTTCCCTagtcataatatatataatcaattttgCACTATTTTAGTCTTGCCCCACGTGATACATTCTCATATCTCAATCAATGTTGACGGAATATTTTCTCCCtaaaataaacatgaaaaaaGGATTGGTAAAGACAAAAATACCCTAAGATTTACAATTGTAGTAACCCTTTTTTGTGGCTTGTAGTAAAATGTGTCAAATCTACTAAAATATTCGAAAATTTATttcacataatatatatatatatatatatatatatatatatatatatttatatttaccGTCTACTTTATTTAAAATGTCAGTAAAAATCTTTTAGATTTGAGTTTAAATTAAAGACAATAACTTTGAAACTTAAACTGTATGGTATATATGGATTGGGATCCAGTGCAATTGCCGTGCAGTTCACCCAAGTcccttatattttattttattttatttacttttttacttttcctcattttttatatttaatggtTGAAATTTAAAGTTGCTTTTTGCAACTTTAAATCTTGATTATCCATACCAATTGCATCAGGTGCAATACCCTAAGTATTGCACCTGATCTCAATCCGGTATATATATGTTTTCACAACTTGTTTCTATCacttaattaaaacaaaatgggGCGGGACCTACTTTGAAAACTCATTTGGCTCATCATTTCTAAAGACTCAAAAAATCACCTCACAATTTCATTGTGGAGACAAATTTTGGTACTAGCTAACTAACTAGGGGAAGAATTGGAGAAGGACTGGTGGGGTTTGAAGCCAAGTGCCTAAGCATCATAAGAGGTGTTATTAAAGAGGTGTTATTAAGGTATCCCTCGATTCCtccaacaatttttatttttttgataaattcaatagttacaaagagagaagatgaatttgaattatgaacatttctattaaaaatactagtttgtaacctcatgcatatatatatatatatatatattcttctccAACGTGTCAGTCCCACTTTCTCAGAACAGATAGTTTGTTTTCACTTAGGAATTTGGACTCTCACTTAGCTTAActatagtactattaaaaaagaaattttatctatagtactatgcatttcaaaatttcaaagtgatcttttgaatcaaaagtttttaCTAAGGATTGATTCTTGGACCCCAGCACATACCTCTGTTGtccaagaaatcaaaaaaatatgtcAAGACACTCCCTTGTCTAGGAATCCCCTCACAAAATTCCTTCTACCTTTATCTTCCAATTTTTGGATCTAACCTTAGATCTGAAACAGGGTGTTCTCAAAGAGACTGGTGCCTTTTGTGAATACTGTGGAAGGCTGTGGAGTATGGTCTGGTGGTGAATACTGAAATCCTGCCAGTATTTCAACCTGAACCAAACAGTAATTCTCGTCAAGCCAGGAGAGCGTTAGGGTATGAGCGGAAAGGTTGTTGTAACACCAGAATAGGAATAAGCGGCAGTAAGTAGTAACAGTAGGGATAAAGGCCCaagatcatatattgggccttgggctttgtcCGAGGATATTGATAGGTCCGCGCGAGGATGAACAAACAACTATTAGGAGTTCTCaattaaagtctcataagtagGGGACGAGTAGAGGATGATTCGAGGAGGAACTCCTTCTCGGATATGATAAATGCAGCTTAGATATGTATTCCAACAATTAAAGTGACCCTCCAAGAAGCTCTCATAATAGGAATGTGCCTTACGAACATACTAGAaagaaggaaacccaaaaatatcttagggaaagctgctaccatcgcattaaatgcactgcagctacttttttggccgcatttatgtggagaagacctctgaacaatGCTGCCTTGaccaccacaactcacagaaagccagaaagagtgtctgatgggacgggtattcaagtaagggctcagatgatcaacaagtgtaagaccAAGATGACCCAAAGgaagctatataatgtgagagaccctccatgagagagggggcaaaaaaatagagaaaaacattgtagaaatctaaattatctttgtatccatttgtgattaatttatacAAAGGGgacctcctcggactgaaagtatattaaaataaaaatatcttatttgtgtttaactGTCATTCAAATCAAAACTAACCGTTGTTCAgttcattagggcctagttcttcaacccactctctacaaatttattgtattttgcTCATTGGGCCAACATCCCATACGTTTTGGGCTTGGACTGTAAATCGAgaccctacaattggtgccgtctgtggggagagctTATGTGATAGTGAAAACAATGGTCAACTATGGTAGGTTCAGGTCCACACCAGGCAGAATCCATAGCATCTCAACGTGAAAATCCTTTCGCCAACTTTGAGCGTAGGAGAGATCAAGAGGGCAGTGTGCACACTACGCATACCAGCAAAAGTCACTCTCGAGTTGGGAGTCACGTCTCTCAAGAGCAACATAATAAAGCCATGCAAAAGGAAATCGATCATCTGAAGAAGAAATTACGCCATGCACAACGAAAACGAACTCCCACCCCATTTGATTCCTCTTCCAACGATGAGAAGGATAGCGATTATAGACGTATATCAAGGACTCCTCCTAGTGAATTCTTCTCATATGAAGAGGAGCACCACCGTGAACGTAGATGTAAGAGCCCAACTCATAGAGGGCTGGGAAATGATGTGATGAGCAAAATTTTGAACTAGATTTTCAAGTCGCCCTTCACACAGGATTGAAAGAGCAACTCTTTCTCGGCGTTTCCATCAACCAACATTCACCATCTACAATAGGCGAACGGACTCGGTGGAGTATGTGAGTCATTTCAGTCAGAGAATGGCTTTATATTCTAAGGACAAAGCCTTGATATGCAAGGTGTTCCCATCCAGTTTGGGACtcgtggcgatgagatggttcgacagcctgaagacaaattcTATAGATTCCTTCAAGGAGCTCACTCAGGCATTTTTCTCTCGTTTTATCACATGTACCAGGGTCCCTCGGCTCTTAGACTCCCTACTGTctttgtccatgcgagaaggggaGACCCTGAAAACATACTCGGACAGGTACTGGGAGATATACAATGAGATAGATGGTAACTTTGATGACGTTGCTATTAGTACTTTCAAAAGCGGCCTCCCAACTAAGCATGGTTTAAGGAAGTCCCTAACAGGAAAACCTCTCACCAGCctgcgccaactcatggaccggattgacaagtataaaagggtggAAGAAGACCAGCAACTAGGTAAAGGAAAGACTAAGGTTATCCCTtaggagaagagggatttcaggtcagaCCAATTCAATAACAACCGACCTCGGAGAGATTTTGCTGAATAATCAGGATCTACCAACACCCAGACCGTTGATGCAGTATTTCGAGAACCGGTAGCATCGGGTTCTAGAGAAAATTAAGAACGAgtcattcttcaaatggccgaacaagatggctgGAAATCCCATGAGACGCAACCAGAGCctttattgccaatatcatcaggacTAGGGGCACACTACAGAAGACTGCAGGAATTTGTGGGACCATCTAGaccagttggtccgagaagggaagttgaagTAGCTGCTGCGCCTTTCCAGTGGCTAAGTGGGGCAGATAGGTTCGGATCCCCGGAGAGATGCCTCTTCAAGACCTCCTCTGGGAATAATCAATGTCATCTTCGCTGCCCCTGGTAGGACCAGTTCTTGTCCTTCCAGAGTGATATATGTGGCTCGGCTATCCACCGAAGACAGAAATTCAATGCCAAAAAGAGTCAGAATAGAGGTCCCACTGGTTCTGGGCTTCTCGGTCGACGATAAGATCAGAACTATCCAACCCCATGACAATGCTTTAGTGGTCACACTCAAAATAggggggtatgatgtgaagagagtgTTGGTAGACTAGGGAAGTGCTGTTGAGATAATGTACTCCGACCTTTATAAGAGGCTAAATTT
This DNA window, taken from Quercus robur chromosome 2, dhQueRobu3.1, whole genome shotgun sequence, encodes the following:
- the LOC126715455 gene encoding 36.4 kDa proline-rich protein; protein product: MKMESSKISALLLICMLFISSVTPILGCGYCGGGKPPKHNTPKNPRPPKITRPPKAKNPKHPITPPIVKPPITLPPVTVPPIKPPVTLPPIVKPPVTLPPIVKPPVTLPPVVLPPIVKPPVTLPPVTVPPITVPPVTKPPSGTPCPPPPGTAQTCPIDTLKLGACVDLLGGLIHIGLGDPVVNQCCPVLAGLVELEAAVCLCTTLKLKLLNLNIYVPLALQLLVTCGKTPPPGYTCSL
- the LOC126704514 gene encoding uncharacterized protein LOC126704514, which produces MALYSKDKALICKVFPSSLGLVAMRWFDSLKTNSIDSFKELTQAFFSRFITCTRVPRLLDSLLSLSMREGETLKTYSDRYWEIYNEIDGNFDDVAISTFKSGLPTKHGLRKSLTGKPLTSLRQLMDRIDKYKRVEEDQQLGKGKTKVIP